In Apostichopus japonicus isolate 1M-3 chromosome 3, ASM3797524v1, whole genome shotgun sequence, a single genomic region encodes these proteins:
- the LOC139961527 gene encoding aquaporin-12-like encodes MDIPPVLGTFLLVFFTTTLCRYVRSLLRRLLKDDINIYQYVAEVISTFQLVTGMVEGDTILEEYGFYWYGLYLWVFFISLTLTFDGDSTANACAVWHSMLVRNCTRLTGILKILLQIIGGQLAFPFVRFLWRFSPLAKHRAKRSSLVALHCQSALKVSILEGCFAESLATFLYFLIMVTLQPKGRIRNAVCDASVQVGIILIGLEWTGMMFNPALASALTFNCVNHPLLDHLLVYWVAPMATIPIVQSSFGTIQRFQRQRRGGRIRAENGGTESEERLKED; translated from the exons ATGGATATTCCTCCTGTGCTGGGCACCTTTCTGCTTGTCTTCTTCACCACGACCCTTTGCCGCTACGTACGTTCTCTCTTACGGAGACTTTTGAAAGATGATATCAATATTTATCAGTATGTTGCTGAGGTCATTTCTACCTTCCAGTTGGTGACTGGCATGGTGGAAGGCGATACGATCCTCGAAGAATATGGCTTCTATTGGTACGGCCTCTATCTCTGGGTATTTTTCATCTCCCTGACTCTCACATTTGACGGAGACTCGACAGCTAATGCCTGCGCAGTATGGCACTCCATGTTGGTCCGTAATTGTACCAGGCTCACCGGCATCCTCAAGATTTTACTTCAGATTATCGGCGGCCAACTCGCCTTCCCTTTTGTGAGATTTCTGTGGCGGTTTTCTCCGTTGGCCAAGCATCGAGCTAAACGGTCTTCTCTGGTCGCACTCCACTGCCAGTCGGCATTGAAAGTTTCTATCCTCGAAGGGTGCTTTGCAGAATCTCTGGCtactttcctttattttctcATCATGGTTACTTTGCAACCAAAAGGAAGGATCAGAAATGCTGTTTGCGATGCATCAGTTCAAGTTGGTATTATTTTAATCG GACTAGAATGGACTGGAATGATGTTTAATCCAGCCCTGGCATCTGCTCTGACCTTTAACTGTGTCAACCATCCCCTGCTGGACCATCTCTTGGTCTACTGGGTAGCACCTATGGCTACCATACCCATTGTCCAGTCGTCTTTCGGCACCATCCAGAGGTTCCAACGCCAACGTAGAGGAGGCAGGATAAGAGCAGAGAATGGTGGAACTGAAAGTGAAGAAAGACTGAAGGAAGATTGA
- the LOC139961539 gene encoding H/ACA ribonucleoprotein complex subunit 3-like: protein MYLMYFLDDEGNRVYTLKKLDLNGRPTQSAHPARFSPDDKYSKQRVRIKKRFGLLPTQSPAPVY from the exons ATGTATCTCATGTACTTCTTAGATGACGAAGGCAATCGGGTTTATACCTTGAAA AAACTTGATCTTAATGGTCGACCAACGCAGAGTGCTCATCCAG CACGGTTCTCACCTGATGACAAGTATTCCAAGCAACGTGTCAGGATCAAGAAACGGTTTGGACTACTTCCCACTCAGAGTCCTGCTCCTGTATATTGA
- the LOC139961557 gene encoding NEDD8-activating enzyme E1 regulatory subunit-like encodes MSSHRGSPVVDKEKKYDRQLRLWGDHGQAALEGAKICLINAGALGTEILKNLCLPGVGAFTIVDGKRVTGEDVGNNFFLERSSIGCSRGQAAMELLTEMNSDVKGDYIEETADQILETNPQLFKSFSMVIATELLERTLLDLDKLLWEHNVPLLVCRSYGMLGYMRLVIQEHRVVESHPDNAFEDLRLDRPFPGLVEIADKFDLDKMTKQEHMHTPYLILLYKFLCKWKDEHSDQLPKNYKEKNLFKDTLRSGVLTNEEGVPLLEENFDEAVTATNAALVPSRIPSTVQEIFNDPCCSNLTSQSHNFWILAHAMKLFTENEGAGTLPLRGSIPDMTADSKRYILLQNVYLDQARQDSATVSGYVQQLLTSLGKPTDSISETDIRMFCKNASFLQILRCRSLADEHNNDKAKVSDIGMNLENPDSEMAIYVLLRAVDKFHSQYNRFPGEYDNEREADVHKLTSCVSNIIHDWGLHTTIKEELVQEMCRYGAAELHSVAAFLGGCAAQEVIKVVTNQFVPFNNTFIYNAATGASATYQL; translated from the exons ATGTCTTCACATCGCGGGAGTCCAGTTGTtgacaaagaaaagaaatacgATCGTCAATTAAG GCTCTGGGGGGATCATGGACAAGCTGCTTTAGAGGGAGCCAAAATTTGCCTAATCAATGCAGGTGCTCTTGGTACAGAAATTTTGAAGAACCTGTGCCTGCCAGGAGTAGGTGCTTTCACCATAGTTGATGGGAAGAGAGTCACTGGAGAAGATGTTGGTAACAA TTTCTTCCTGGAGAGGAGTAGTATTGGTTGTTCCAGGGGCCAGGCTGCTATGGAACTACTTACAGAAATGAACAGTGATGTTAAGGGTGACTATATTGAAGAG ACGGCTGATCAGATTTTGGAGACCAATCCGCAACTCTTCAAGTCCTTTAGCATGGTAATAGCCACAGAATTACTCGAGAG AACTCTTCTTGATCTAGATAAACTACTCTGGGAGCACAATGTCCCACTCTTGGTTTGTCGAAGCTACGGCATGCTGGGATACATGAGACTAGTCATTCAAGAACATAGAG TGGTTGAGTCCCATCCAGACAATGCATTTGAAGACCTCAGACTCGACAGACCTTTCCCCGGTCTTGTGGAGATTGCAGACAAATTTGATTTAGACAAGATGACGAAGCAG GAACACATGCACACACCATACCTGATTCTGCTTTACAAATTCCTGTGCAAGTGGAAGGATGAG CATTCAGACCAACTTCCTAAGAACTACAAAGAAAAGAACCTGTTCAAAGATACGTTACGGAGTGGAGTCTTGACGAACGAAGAGGGAGTTCCATTATTGGAAGAGAACTTTGACGAAGCAGTAACCGCTACAAACGCCGCCCTCGTGCCTTCACGTATTCCTTCGACAGTGCAAGAAATATTTAACGATCCATGTTGCTCCAACCTGACATCACAG AGCCACAATTTTTGGATCTTGGCCCACGCGATGAAGTTGTTTACTGAGAATGAGGGCGCCGGTACTTTACCTCTGAGGGGCAGCATACCAGACATGACAGCAGATTCAAAGAGATATATACTTCTACAAAATGT GTACTTAGACCAAGCTAGACAAGATTCTGCAACAGTCTCTGGATATGTCCAGCAGTTATTAACGTCTCTCGGAAAG CCAACAGACAGCATATCTGAAACAGACATAAGAATGTTTTGCAAAAACGCAAGTTTCTTACAGATCCTTCGGTGCCGCTCGTTAGCAGACGAACACAATAACGATAAAGCTAAAGTCTCTGACATTG GTATGAACCTTGAGAATCCCGATAGTGAAATGGCAATTTATGTATTACTGAGGGCAGTAGATAAGTTTCACAGTCAGTACAACCGTTTCCCTGGAGAGTATGACAACGAAAGAGAGGCCGACGTACATAAGCTAACA AGTTGCGTCTCTAACATTATCCACGACTGGGGATTGCACACAACCATCAAAGAAGAGCTGGTCCAAGAAAT GTGTCGGTACGGAGCGGCCGAACTCCACTCTGTGGCTGCCTTTCTCGGAGGCTGTGCTGCTCAAGAGGTCATCAAGGTCGTCACAAACCAGTTTGTTCCTTTCAACAACACCTTCATATACAACGCTGCCACAGGAGCCTCGGCTACCTATCAGCTTTGA